The following proteins are co-located in the Hydrogenophaga sp. RAC07 genome:
- a CDS encoding UvrD-helicase domain-containing protein: MSGAAYQINGAPVSREAFYALACDPARSIAVEACAGAGKTWMLVSRILRALLDGCAPQDILAITFTKKAAGEMRKRLGEELRRWAYLSDAELVDVLQQRGLSAADAGRRVPEARSLHARVTALGRPVQVRTFHSWFAALLRGAPLSVLQELQLPVLYELLEDDTQAVEQVWPRFYGALAASAADRQDFVDAVTTHGRFQTQQALRKALQKRVEFALADAAGVVQSSVDAMAERFPEFAGFDDPLQWLVDHGPSHSLLSGAAIALGRASAVTFAAKGVELEKALTGLNGAGVIDALLTQKNEPRKFSDKLAGIEQVRAAQELVMRVLAARSQHQAWLHHQRMARLTRVLLTSFAALKHERGWVDMNDVESAARRLLGDAELSGWLQQRLDARVRHVLIDEFQDTNPLQWQALYGWLSAYAGAGPGEAPCVFLVGDPKQSIYRFRRAEPQVFKAAQAFVVQGLAGALLSCDHTRRCAPAVVDALNSAMLAAVQAGEYSSDFRQHTTESHEPGEVVALPQVPRSARERDGGAGGEATWRDSLTTPRVLLEDTMSALEARQAADWIAAEIGSGRLSPDGLMVLARRRERLAWMFEALRERGIASEQPEKLDLCESPAVQDVVALLDALVSTRHDLSLARALKSPLFGWSDEALAWVARLQQHWTVRPGADAKPVKPSWWAVLQHFAGLPAHERTSVPSVPDPMAQDFTDTAARLLRYRQWVHSLPPHDALSAIYGHCDVLARFAQAVPASQRAGVLAQLRDLLANALAQDGGRFLTPYRFVRALKAGGIKATPTHNPGAVRLLTIHGAKGLEADTVLMLDTDTGSSRPESMGVLIDWPGEAPVPKRFVFLASEKNPPACAASALAQEQQARSLEELNALYVALTRAESRLVISSFEPHARGNATTWYERLLPLTQPLEAPPEAAGHALADTSKTDAFSLLALPTLTQVAGTATPAPVDPLPVDDERTRIGLALHRLLQWHPTPAQGFDWSAAHTQAVAREFALSPAQATQAQTMARRIVQGEAAWAWDGAVVDTTGNEVDIFHAGELLRLDRLVRRADTGEWWVLDFKSAENPELQPDLLTKMQRYRQAVQSARPGATVRLAFINLHGRLIELQDPSITS; this comes from the coding sequence ATGAGCGGGGCGGCCTACCAGATCAACGGCGCACCGGTGTCGCGCGAAGCGTTCTATGCGCTCGCCTGCGACCCCGCGCGCAGCATCGCCGTGGAGGCCTGCGCCGGCGCGGGCAAGACCTGGATGCTGGTCTCTCGCATCCTGCGCGCGCTGCTCGACGGCTGCGCACCGCAAGACATTCTGGCCATCACCTTCACCAAGAAGGCCGCGGGCGAAATGCGCAAGCGCCTGGGCGAAGAGCTGCGGCGCTGGGCCTACCTGTCCGATGCCGAACTGGTCGATGTGTTGCAGCAACGCGGCCTGAGCGCCGCCGACGCCGGGCGCCGTGTGCCCGAGGCCCGCAGCCTGCACGCGCGGGTCACGGCCCTGGGCCGGCCGGTGCAGGTGCGCACCTTCCACAGCTGGTTCGCGGCCCTGCTGCGCGGCGCGCCGCTGTCGGTGCTGCAGGAACTGCAGTTGCCCGTGCTGTACGAACTGCTCGAAGACGACACGCAGGCGGTGGAACAGGTGTGGCCGCGTTTCTACGGTGCACTGGCAGCGAGCGCAGCCGACCGCCAGGACTTTGTGGACGCCGTGACAACGCACGGACGTTTTCAGACGCAGCAGGCGCTGCGAAAGGCCTTGCAGAAACGCGTGGAGTTCGCGTTGGCCGATGCGGCGGGCGTGGTGCAAAGCTCGGTGGATGCGATGGCCGAGCGGTTTCCCGAGTTCGCCGGTTTTGACGATCCGCTTCAATGGCTGGTGGACCACGGACCCTCCCACAGCCTGCTGTCCGGCGCCGCCATCGCACTTGGCCGGGCCAGCGCCGTGACCTTTGCCGCCAAGGGTGTCGAGCTGGAAAAAGCCCTCACCGGCCTGAACGGCGCCGGCGTGATCGACGCGCTGCTCACGCAGAAGAACGAACCGCGCAAATTCAGCGACAAGCTCGCCGGCATCGAGCAGGTGCGCGCCGCGCAAGAGCTGGTCATGCGCGTGCTCGCCGCCCGCTCGCAGCACCAGGCCTGGTTGCACCACCAGCGCATGGCCAGGCTCACGCGGGTCTTGCTCACCAGCTTTGCCGCGCTCAAGCACGAGCGAGGCTGGGTCGACATGAACGATGTGGAGTCCGCCGCGCGCCGCCTGCTGGGCGACGCGGAACTCTCGGGCTGGTTGCAGCAGCGGCTGGACGCGCGCGTGCGCCATGTGCTGATCGACGAGTTCCAGGACACCAACCCGCTGCAGTGGCAGGCGCTCTACGGCTGGCTCTCGGCCTACGCCGGTGCCGGCCCGGGCGAGGCGCCTTGTGTGTTTCTGGTGGGCGACCCCAAGCAGTCCATCTACCGTTTCCGCCGCGCCGAGCCGCAGGTGTTCAAGGCCGCGCAGGCCTTCGTGGTGCAAGGTCTCGCGGGTGCGCTGCTCAGTTGCGACCACACCCGCCGGTGCGCACCCGCCGTGGTGGACGCGCTCAACAGCGCCATGCTCGCTGCCGTGCAGGCTGGGGAATACAGCAGCGACTTCCGCCAGCACACCACCGAGAGCCACGAGCCGGGTGAAGTGGTGGCCTTGCCGCAGGTGCCGCGCAGCGCACGCGAGCGCGACGGCGGCGCTGGCGGTGAAGCCACCTGGCGCGACAGCCTGACCACGCCACGTGTGCTGCTTGAAGACACCATGTCGGCGCTGGAGGCGCGCCAGGCGGCCGACTGGATCGCCGCCGAGATCGGCTCAGGCCGTTTGAGCCCCGACGGCCTGATGGTGCTGGCGCGCCGTCGCGAGCGCCTGGCCTGGATGTTCGAGGCGCTGCGCGAGCGCGGCATTGCCAGCGAACAACCCGAGAAGCTGGACCTGTGTGAATCTCCCGCGGTGCAGGATGTGGTGGCGCTGCTGGATGCGCTCGTGTCGACCCGCCACGACCTGAGTCTGGCGCGCGCGCTGAAGTCGCCTTTGTTCGGCTGGAGCGACGAGGCGCTGGCCTGGGTGGCCCGCTTGCAGCAGCACTGGACCGTGCGGCCCGGCGCAGACGCCAAACCCGTCAAACCCTCGTGGTGGGCTGTGCTGCAGCACTTCGCCGGTTTGCCCGCGCACGAAAGAACCTCCGTACCGTCGGTGCCCGACCCGATGGCGCAGGACTTCACCGACACCGCCGCGCGGCTTCTGCGCTACCGCCAGTGGGTGCACAGCCTGCCGCCGCACGATGCCCTCTCCGCCATTTACGGCCACTGCGACGTGCTCGCGCGTTTTGCCCAGGCCGTGCCCGCCAGCCAGCGCGCCGGCGTGCTGGCGCAACTGCGCGACCTGCTGGCCAACGCACTCGCGCAGGACGGCGGGCGTTTCCTCACCCCCTACCGCTTTGTGCGCGCGCTCAAGGCCGGCGGCATCAAGGCCACGCCCACGCACAACCCCGGCGCTGTGCGCCTGCTCACCATTCACGGCGCCAAGGGCCTGGAAGCCGACACCGTGCTCATGCTCGACACCGACACCGGCTCTTCGCGGCCCGAGAGCATGGGCGTGCTGATCGACTGGCCGGGCGAAGCACCGGTGCCCAAGCGCTTCGTGTTTCTGGCCAGCGAGAAGAACCCGCCGGCTTGCGCCGCCAGTGCGCTTGCGCAGGAACAGCAAGCCCGTTCGCTGGAAGAACTCAATGCCTTGTACGTGGCGCTCACGCGGGCCGAGTCGCGCCTGGTGATCTCCAGCTTCGAACCACACGCACGCGGCAACGCGACCACCTGGTACGAGCGCTTGTTGCCGCTCACACAACCGCTGGAGGCACCGCCTGAAGCAGCAGGGCACGCGCTGGCCGACACGTCAAAGACCGATGCCTTCAGCCTGCTCGCGCTGCCGACGTTGACGCAGGTTGCCGGCACGGCAACTCCCGCGCCTGTCGACCCTCTGCCAGTCGACGACGAGCGCACCCGCATCGGTCTCGCACTGCACCGCCTGCTGCAGTGGCATCCCACACCCGCGCAGGGCTTCGACTGGAGCGCCGCCCACACGCAAGCCGTGGCCCGCGAGTTCGCGCTCAGCCCCGCCCAGGCCACTCAGGCGCAAACCATGGCGCGGCGCATCGTGCAAGGCGAAGCCGCGTGGGCCTGGGACGGTGCCGTGGTCGACACCACCGGCAACGAGGTCGACATCTTTCATGCAGGCGAGCTGCTGCGGCTGGACCGCCTGGTGCGCCGCGCCGACACCGGCGAATGGTGGGTGCTCGATTTCAAGAGCGCGGAGAACCCGGAGCTGCAGCCAGACCTGCTGACGAAAATGCAGCGGTATCGTCAGGCGGTCCAATCCGCTCGGCCGGGCGCCACGGTGCGTCTGGCCTTCATCAACCTGCACGGTCGACTGATCGAACTGCAAGACCCATCGATCACCTCATGA
- the dnaX gene encoding DNA polymerase III subunit gamma/tau yields the protein MSYVVLARKYRPRNFTEMVGQGHVVQALSNALTTQRLHHAYLFTGTRGVGKTTVSRILAKSLNCLGTDGQGGITAEPCGVCQACTDIDSGRFVDYTELDAASNRGVDEVQALLEQAVYKPVQGRFKVFMIDEVHMLTNTAFNAMLKTLEEPPEYLKFVLATTDPQKVPVTVLSRCLQFNLRPMAPETVQQHLVQVLQAEQVQADTQALRLISRAARGSMRDALSLTDQAIAFGGGQLQESTVRQMLGAVDRSYVLRLIDALARADGATVVDTIDALRLNGLNAATTLEDMTGVLQRMAVLQAVPGRAPADGLEDPDEVEIERLAGSLPADETQLLYSLCLHGRAELGLAPDEYAGLTMVLLRLLAFKPTGAAVAAAEKKTLKVAEARPPATVVAAPASAPAAAPDAPVAAASAPKPAPVVPPVVAAPVQKSAPVAAPASAASAPPELDEAPWPDDDGPPWEEIPDTAPTPSRTVAIPVRDAGEPGRADQPQVRVSAAPSGLAPIVPSEEGDFWFDAVMQLVRAEAISALVRELGLQSQLVARDTDRWVLRVERESLNQGNSRERLATALQTIGHQVRLVVEIGTVSDSPSRRLALEAERLQREAEAQILGDPFVQTMMRDFGGRIVPGTLKAVCA from the coding sequence ATGTCCTATGTCGTTCTGGCCCGCAAATACCGCCCGCGCAATTTCACCGAAATGGTGGGTCAGGGCCATGTGGTTCAGGCCCTCTCGAACGCACTGACCACCCAGCGGCTGCACCACGCCTACCTGTTCACCGGCACGCGCGGCGTGGGCAAGACCACCGTCTCGCGCATCCTGGCCAAATCGCTCAACTGCCTGGGCACGGACGGGCAGGGCGGCATCACCGCCGAACCTTGCGGTGTGTGCCAGGCCTGCACCGACATCGACAGCGGCCGCTTCGTGGACTACACCGAACTCGACGCCGCCTCCAACCGCGGCGTGGACGAGGTTCAGGCGCTGCTGGAACAGGCGGTCTACAAGCCGGTGCAGGGCCGCTTCAAGGTCTTCATGATCGACGAGGTTCACATGCTGACCAACACGGCGTTCAACGCCATGTTGAAGACGCTGGAAGAACCGCCCGAGTACCTCAAATTCGTGCTGGCCACGACCGACCCGCAAAAAGTGCCGGTCACCGTGCTGTCGCGTTGCCTGCAGTTCAACCTGCGCCCGATGGCGCCCGAGACGGTGCAGCAACACCTGGTGCAGGTGCTGCAGGCCGAGCAGGTGCAGGCAGACACCCAGGCGCTGCGCCTGATATCGCGCGCGGCGCGCGGCTCCATGCGCGACGCGCTGTCGCTCACCGACCAGGCCATCGCCTTTGGTGGCGGCCAGTTGCAGGAGTCCACGGTGCGCCAGATGCTCGGCGCGGTGGATCGCTCGTATGTGTTGCGGCTGATCGATGCTTTGGCGCGCGCCGATGGCGCGACGGTGGTCGACACCATCGACGCCCTGCGCCTCAACGGCCTGAACGCCGCCACCACGCTGGAAGACATGACCGGCGTGCTGCAGCGCATGGCGGTGCTGCAGGCCGTGCCCGGTCGCGCGCCGGCCGATGGTCTGGAAGATCCCGACGAGGTCGAGATCGAGCGCCTGGCGGGCAGCCTGCCGGCGGACGAGACCCAGTTGCTCTACAGCCTGTGCCTGCACGGCCGCGCCGAACTCGGCCTGGCCCCCGACGAATACGCCGGCCTGACCATGGTGCTGTTGCGGCTGCTGGCGTTCAAGCCCACGGGCGCGGCGGTCGCCGCGGCGGAAAAAAAAACTCTGAAAGTCGCTGAAGCTCGGCCGCCGGCGACGGTTGTCGCCGCGCCAGCGAGTGCACCGGCGGCAGCGCCCGACGCACCGGTTGCGGCGGCATCCGCGCCGAAGCCTGCACCGGTCGTGCCTCCCGTTGTTGCCGCGCCGGTGCAAAAATCCGCGCCGGTCGCCGCCCCCGCCAGCGCGGCGTCGGCACCACCCGAGCTGGACGAGGCACCCTGGCCCGACGACGACGGCCCGCCGTGGGAGGAGATCCCCGACACCGCACCGACCCCGAGCCGCACCGTGGCGATTCCGGTGCGCGACGCGGGCGAGCCGGGCCGCGCCGACCAGCCGCAAGTCCGCGTGTCGGCAGCGCCCTCGGGGCTTGCGCCGATCGTGCCGAGCGAGGAGGGCGACTTCTGGTTCGATGCCGTCATGCAACTGGTGCGCGCCGAGGCGATTTCGGCGCTGGTGCGCGAACTCGGCCTGCAGTCGCAACTGGTGGCGCGCGACACCGACCGCTGGGTGCTGCGCGTGGAGCGTGAATCGCTCAACCAGGGCAACAGCCGCGAGCGCCTGGCCACCGCCTTGCAGACGATCGGGCATCAGGTGCGCCTGGTGGTCGAGATCGGCACCGTGTCCGACTCACCGTCTCGGCGCCTGGCGCTGGAGGCCGAGCGGCTGCAGCGCGAGGCCGAGGCGCAGATCCTGGGCGATCCGTTTGTGCAAACCATGATGCGCGACTTTGGCGGCAGAATCGTCCCTGGCACGCTCAAGGCCGTATGCGCCTGA
- a CDS encoding YbaB/EbfC family nucleoid-associated protein, which translates to MFNKGQLAGLMKQAQAMQDNLKKAQDELAFVEVTGESGAGLVKVLMTCKHDVKRITIDPSLLTDDKDMLEDLVAAAFNAAVRKAEETSAEKMGKITAGMPGLPGGMKFPF; encoded by the coding sequence ATGTTCAACAAAGGACAACTCGCCGGCCTCATGAAGCAGGCCCAGGCCATGCAGGACAACCTGAAAAAGGCGCAGGACGAACTGGCTTTCGTTGAAGTCACGGGCGAGTCCGGTGCCGGTCTGGTCAAGGTGCTCATGACCTGCAAGCACGATGTCAAGCGCATCACCATCGACCCCAGCCTGCTCACGGACGACAAGGACATGCTCGAAGACCTGGTGGCCGCGGCCTTCAACGCCGCGGTGCGCAAGGCCGAAGAGACCTCGGCCGAGAAGATGGGCAAGATCACCGCCGGCATGCCGGGCCTGCCCGGTGGCATGAAGTTCCCGTTCTGA
- the recR gene encoding recombination mediator RecR gives MAEAHSLEHLVQALRRLPGVGVKSAQRMAFHLLQHDREGALALARALDHAAATVQHCALCHTFTEDTLCHTCLDPRRDRSQLCVVETPADQAAMERTGAYKGLFFVLMGKLSPLDNVGPKDIGLQKLFDRINAPAQTPTGVSEVREVILATNFTAEGETTAHVIAQALKGRGVQVTRLARGVPVGSELEYVDLGTIAHALVDRR, from the coding sequence ATGGCCGAAGCCCATTCCCTTGAGCATCTGGTTCAGGCGTTGCGCCGCCTGCCGGGGGTGGGCGTCAAGTCGGCCCAGCGCATGGCATTTCATTTGCTGCAGCACGACCGCGAGGGGGCGTTGGCCCTGGCGCGGGCACTGGACCACGCGGCCGCCACGGTGCAGCACTGCGCGCTGTGCCACACCTTCACCGAAGACACCCTCTGCCACACCTGCCTGGACCCGCGGCGCGACCGCAGCCAGTTGTGTGTGGTGGAAACGCCGGCCGATCAGGCCGCCATGGAGCGCACGGGCGCGTACAAGGGCCTGTTCTTCGTGCTGATGGGCAAACTCAGCCCGCTGGACAACGTGGGTCCCAAGGACATCGGCCTGCAGAAGCTGTTTGACCGCATCAACGCGCCGGCGCAGACGCCCACCGGGGTGTCCGAGGTGCGTGAGGTGATCCTGGCGACCAACTTCACCGCCGAGGGCGAGACCACCGCACACGTGATCGCCCAGGCGCTCAAGGGGCGCGGGGTGCAGGTGACGCGGCTGGCGCGCGGCGTGCCGGTGGGCAGTGAGCTCGAATACGTGGATCTGGGCACCATTGCCCACGCGCTGGTGGATCGGCGCTGA
- a CDS encoding MAPEG family protein, with the protein MKLAGLTVAYWCVLVASLLPIVCAGLAKWGMFGTPRSKGGYDNHHPRQWLAKQTDWRARANAAQANSFEALPFFIGAVIIAHQLGASQLRLDVLAFLYIVLRLLYIMMYVADLATVRSVLWTLALVANIAILFA; encoded by the coding sequence ATGAAACTGGCGGGACTGACCGTGGCTTATTGGTGCGTGCTGGTGGCATCGCTGTTGCCCATCGTGTGCGCGGGGCTGGCCAAGTGGGGCATGTTCGGCACCCCCAGAAGCAAGGGCGGCTACGACAACCACCATCCGCGCCAGTGGCTCGCCAAACAGACCGACTGGCGCGCCCGTGCCAACGCAGCGCAGGCCAACAGCTTCGAGGCGCTGCCGTTTTTCATCGGCGCGGTGATCATTGCGCACCAGCTCGGCGCCTCGCAGCTGCGGCTGGACGTGCTGGCCTTCCTCTACATCGTGCTGCGCCTGCTCTACATCATGATGTACGTGGCCGACCTGGCCACGGTGCGCAGTGTGTTGTGGACGCTTGCGCTGGTGGCGAACATCGCCATCCTGTTTGCCTGA
- a CDS encoding ABC transporter substrate-binding protein, with protein MALSAGLPDARAQPASSPAPTPNAPAPRSAPKLVIAVDNRLDFSCLPLTIADRLGYFTSEGLDVEVRDFPDAAQALQALVSGAAHAVSGTYSSTIAGQMRGQALQSFVLQGRTPQIVVGVSTKTMGHYRELRDLRGKRVGVQDFGTPAHRVARAVLSRGGLKTNDVQFVAMPNAWAAISAFRNGAIDAISYTDPTITQLEQAGELRMVADTRSVRGNADVFGGPMPSACLCATSEFLSQFPRASQSMTDAMVHALKWLQTAGPSDIIKVVPERFFQGDRSLYVAAFNRAREAWSPDGVMPQEGPEIAARLVAQFDEPGSMERFNLLATYTNVFARKAKARFRA; from the coding sequence ATGGCCCTGTCGGCGGGGCTGCCGGATGCGCGCGCCCAACCCGCATCATCGCCGGCGCCCACACCCAATGCGCCGGCTCCACGCAGTGCGCCCAAGCTGGTGATTGCGGTGGACAACCGCCTCGATTTCTCCTGCCTGCCCCTGACCATTGCCGACCGGCTGGGTTATTTCACCAGCGAGGGTCTGGACGTCGAGGTGCGTGATTTTCCCGATGCAGCGCAGGCCCTGCAGGCGCTCGTCTCGGGTGCCGCACACGCGGTGTCGGGCACCTACAGCAGCACCATCGCCGGGCAGATGCGGGGCCAGGCCTTGCAGTCGTTTGTGTTGCAGGGGCGAACGCCGCAGATCGTGGTGGGCGTGTCGACCAAAACCATGGGGCACTACCGGGAACTGCGCGACCTGCGCGGCAAGCGGGTGGGTGTGCAGGATTTCGGAACGCCCGCGCACCGGGTGGCGCGCGCGGTCTTGAGCCGCGGCGGGCTCAAGACCAACGACGTGCAGTTTGTCGCCATGCCCAATGCCTGGGCCGCCATTTCCGCGTTCCGCAACGGCGCGATTGATGCCATCAGCTACACCGACCCGACCATCACGCAGCTGGAGCAGGCGGGTGAATTGCGCATGGTGGCCGATACACGCAGCGTGCGCGGCAATGCCGATGTGTTCGGCGGGCCCATGCCATCGGCCTGCCTGTGCGCCACCAGCGAGTTCCTCAGCCAGTTTCCGCGCGCCAGCCAGTCGATGACCGACGCCATGGTGCACGCGCTCAAGTGGCTGCAGACGGCGGGGCCATCCGACATCATCAAGGTGGTGCCCGAGCGGTTCTTCCAGGGCGATCGCTCGCTCTATGTGGCGGCGTTCAACCGGGCGCGCGAGGCGTGGTCACCTGATGGTGTGATGCCTCAGGAAGGGCCGGAGATCGCAGCCCGCCTCGTGGCCCAGTTCGACGAGCCTGGCTCGATGGAACGGTTCAACCTGCTCGCCACCTACACCAACGTGTTCGCACGCAAGGCCAAGGCGCGTTTTCGGGCCTGA
- a CDS encoding transglycosylase SLT domain-containing protein: protein MTQACASPPCSLPSIRQPRWHVAAALALGLFLAGCATVDTGSTGGPSSAGEPVSSAPSAPRLPSYRLPGNIPLSDIGVADTSVPPVASLAAPADLWERIRRGFAMTDLDNDLVRDQERWYATRPDYIQRMTERSSRYLFHIVEEIERRNMPMELALLPFIESAFNPQAVSSARAAGMWQFMPATGQSFDLKQNAFRDDRRDVLASTRAALDYLQQLHRRFGDWHLALAAYNWGQGNVNRAITNNQRQGLPTGYLDINMPLETRTYVPKLQAVKNIMARPQAYNATLPLIGNHPFFDTVTLDRDIDVAVIARLAEVSEADFRALNPSLKQPVVMASGTPNILLPWDNAVIFQNKLSTHTGPLASWTAWVVPSTMTVAQAADRVGMSESELREVNNIPPRMSLRAGSSLLVPRTGQRNSDVPLHVADNARLNLEPDVVLRRSVVKARKGDTLARLAQRYGVSAVSVAGWNKLAVNAALKPGQQVTLMLPKRVSLASGGSSSKKQAATSGNTRKVAKSASKPTKAKATAVAKKKSTTKSASSSSAKTRVASTAKAEKRP, encoded by the coding sequence ATGACCCAAGCCTGCGCCTCGCCTCCCTGCTCTCTTCCTTCCATCCGCCAGCCACGCTGGCATGTCGCCGCAGCACTTGCCCTTGGCCTTTTTCTCGCCGGTTGCGCCACCGTGGACACCGGCTCGACCGGCGGCCCTTCGTCGGCGGGCGAGCCCGTGTCGAGTGCCCCCAGCGCCCCACGCCTGCCCTCGTACCGCCTGCCGGGCAACATTCCGCTGAGCGACATCGGCGTGGCCGACACCAGCGTGCCGCCGGTGGCGTCGCTCGCCGCACCAGCCGACCTGTGGGAGCGCATTCGCCGTGGCTTCGCCATGACCGACCTGGACAACGACCTCGTGCGCGATCAGGAGCGCTGGTACGCCACGCGCCCCGACTACATCCAGCGCATGACCGAGCGCTCCAGCCGCTACCTGTTCCACATCGTCGAGGAAATCGAGCGCCGCAACATGCCCATGGAGCTGGCACTGCTGCCCTTCATTGAAAGCGCGTTCAATCCACAAGCCGTGTCCAGCGCTCGCGCTGCGGGCATGTGGCAGTTCATGCCCGCCACCGGCCAGTCGTTCGACCTGAAGCAGAACGCCTTCCGCGACGACCGCCGCGATGTGCTGGCTTCCACGCGTGCTGCACTCGACTATTTGCAGCAACTCCACCGCCGCTTTGGCGACTGGCACCTCGCGCTGGCCGCCTACAACTGGGGTCAAGGCAATGTGAACCGCGCGATCACCAACAACCAGCGCCAGGGCCTGCCCACCGGCTACCTGGACATCAACATGCCGCTCGAAACACGCACCTACGTGCCCAAGCTGCAGGCGGTCAAGAACATCATGGCCCGGCCCCAGGCGTACAACGCCACGCTGCCCCTGATCGGCAACCACCCGTTCTTCGACACCGTCACGCTCGACCGCGACATCGATGTGGCCGTGATCGCGCGTCTGGCCGAGGTGAGCGAGGCCGATTTCCGCGCGCTCAACCCATCACTGAAACAGCCGGTGGTGATGGCGTCCGGCACGCCCAATATCCTGCTGCCCTGGGACAACGCGGTCATCTTCCAGAACAAGCTGAGCACCCACACCGGGCCGTTGGCGAGCTGGACCGCCTGGGTTGTGCCCAGCACCATGACGGTGGCGCAGGCCGCCGACCGCGTGGGCATGAGCGAATCCGAATTGCGCGAGGTCAACAACATTCCTCCACGCATGAGCCTGCGCGCGGGCTCCAGCCTGCTGGTGCCGCGCACCGGCCAGCGCAACAGCGATGTGCCGCTGCACGTCGCCGACAACGCCCGGCTCAACCTGGAGCCCGACGTGGTGTTGCGCCGTTCGGTGGTCAAAGCCCGCAAGGGCGACACCCTGGCTCGCCTGGCGCAGCGTTATGGCGTCAGCGCCGTAAGTGTGGCGGGCTGGAACAAACTGGCGGTGAATGCCGCGCTCAAGCCTGGCCAGCAGGTGACGCTGATGCTGCCCAAGCGGGTGTCGTTGGCCTCTGGCGGCTCCAGCTCGAAGAAGCAGGCAGCGACTTCCGGCAACACGCGCAAGGTGGCCAAGAGCGCGAGCAAACCCACCAAGGCAAAGGCCACGGCTGTGGCCAAGAAAAAGTCCACCACCAAGTCGGCTTCATCCAGCAGCGCCAAGACGCGCGTGGCGTCCACCGCCAAGGCCGAAAAGAGGCCTTGA
- the gloB gene encoding hydroxyacylglutathione hydrolase: MELFPLPAFSDNYIWTLHNGQRALVVDPGESDGVLAWLAQHGLQLDTILITHHHADHTGGVAALREATGARVIGPAYEPMPEPLERVGAGEHVDVLGLRFEVIEVPGHTAGHIAFYAAEAEGTPLLFCGDTLFSGGCGRLFEGTPAQMLDSLTRLAALPSDTRVCCTHEYTLSNLRFAQAIEPDNIDLTAYTRRCQEQRALNFPTLPSSIGLEKRINPFLRTAEAAVVRSARAHEPATTTDAVSVFATLRTWKNNFK, translated from the coding sequence ATGGAACTCTTTCCTCTGCCGGCCTTCAGCGACAACTACATCTGGACCCTCCACAACGGCCAGCGCGCGCTGGTGGTGGACCCCGGCGAGTCCGACGGTGTGCTGGCCTGGCTCGCCCAGCACGGCCTGCAGCTCGACACCATCCTGATCACCCACCACCACGCCGACCACACCGGCGGCGTGGCCGCGCTGCGCGAGGCCACCGGCGCCCGCGTGATCGGCCCGGCGTACGAGCCCATGCCCGAGCCGCTGGAGCGTGTGGGCGCCGGCGAACACGTGGACGTGCTGGGCCTGCGCTTCGAGGTGATCGAGGTGCCGGGCCACACCGCCGGGCACATTGCCTTTTACGCGGCCGAAGCCGAAGGCACACCGTTGCTGTTCTGTGGCGACACGCTGTTTTCGGGTGGTTGCGGCCGCTTGTTTGAAGGCACACCGGCGCAGATGCTGGACTCCCTGACCCGGCTGGCGGCCCTGCCCTCGGACACGCGGGTGTGCTGCACCCACGAGTACACGCTGTCCAACCTCAGGTTCGCGCAGGCCATCGAGCCCGACAACATCGACCTCACCGCTTACACACGGCGCTGCCAGGAGCAGCGTGCACTGAACTTTCCCACCCTGCCCAGCTCCATCGGGCTGGAGAAACGCATCAACCCCTTTCTGCGCACCGCAGAAGCGGCCGTGGTGCGGTCGGCCCGGGCCCACGAGCCGGCCACCACCACCGACGCTGTGTCGGTCTTTGCCACCTTGCGGACCTGGAAAAACAACTTCAAATGA